The Sorangiineae bacterium MSr11954 DNA segment ATCGCGTCGTCGACCACGAGGCCCGTGGCCAAGGTGAGGCCGAACAAGGTGAGCGTGTTGATCGAAAAGCCGAACAACGCGACGAAGACGAAGGTGCCCACCAAGGATACGGGGATGGTGATCGCCGGGATCAAGGTGGCGCGCCACCCGTGCAAGAAGACGAAGATGGTCGCGATGACCAGGGCGATCGCCTCGAACAACGTGATGAGCACCTGGTGGATCGAGGCGCTCACCGGCGCCGTCGAGTCGTAGAAGAGCTCCTGCTCGAGCCCCGGCGGGAACGCCTCGGCGAGCCGCGCGACCTCCTCGTCGACGAGCTTCTTGACGTCGAGCGCATTGGCGCCGGGGAGCTGCGTAATTTCGACACCGACGGTCTTGTGCCCTCTCCAGCTCGTGAGGGTGCCGTAATCTTCGGCCCCGAGCTCTACCCGGCCGACGTCGCGCAGGCGCACCAAGGTGCCGTCGGGGAGCGACTTCACGATGACCTCTTCGAAATCGCGGGGGTCGACCAGGCGCCCGATGGCGCGCACCGAGAATTGATACGTGAGGTCGGCCGGCGCCGGCTGGCTGCCCACCGAGCCCGCCGCCACACGAACATTCTGCTCCCGGAGCGCGGCGACCACCTGGCTCGGGCCGATGGCGCGCGACGCGAGCCTCGAGGGGTCGAGCCACACGCGCATCGAGAAGCGGCGCTCGCCGAAGAGCTCCACGTCGGCCACGCCGGGGACGCGCTTGATGGCCGGCTTCACGTAGATGTCGGCGTAGTTGCTGAGAAACTGCTCGTCGTAGCGATCGTCTTTGCTGAAGAGCGCCACGCCCTCGACATAGGCGGTGCCGCCCTTTCGAATCGCCACGCCGAGGGTGCGCACGTCCGCCGGGAGCAGGCCGAGGGCCTCGTTCACGCGGTTCTGCACGTCGATCGCGGCCAGATCGATGTCGCGGTTCGGTGAAAAGGTAATACTGATTTCGCTGGTGCCGTCGTTGCCGGAGGTGGAGGTGATGTACTCGGCGCCCGGCACGCCATTGATCCGCTGTTCGAGCGGAATGGTGACCGAGGACTCGACCTCGGCCGCGCTCGCGCCGACATAGGTCGATAGGACCTGCACCTGCGGTAGCGCAATTTTGGGGTATTTCGCGATGGGCAGTCCCGGGATGACCACCGAGCCGGAGAGCACGATGAGCATCGCGCAGACCAAGGCCAGGACGACCCGCCGAATGAAGAAATCGACCATCGTGGAGCGCCGGTCACTCTAGGGCGGCGCTCACATTGATGCAATCAAATTGCAATAGATTCTGTGTAGCGAAAGTTGCGCGGCCGCATTACGCGCCATATGAAGCGGCTACGTAGGCGCGCGTGGCTCGTCGCTGGAGACGCTGGTCTCGTCGGCCCGTTTTTCTACGTTTGATTCGTCGCGCGTTCCTGCGCGAGGTGCGGCGCAATGTCGCAGGGAGCAGACGTATTCTGTTGTGGCACGTTCTATATCGATCGTGCCACTTCTTCGACTTCGTTACCCGATGATCACTTGATCTTGAGGATCTCGTGACCCCACCCGCGCGACTCGAAGCGCTTGACGATCGTGGCGTCGGGCAAGACTTCGTAGGTGGTGGTGGACGCGTAGCCCTTGCTGACGAGCAGCACGAAGGTGCGGCCATCGAGCTTGAAGGTGCCGTAGCCGCCGCCGAAATAGTCGATCTCATCGACGGGCGCCGCCGTCCTGTTCGTCAGATCGACCCTCCAGAAGCGCCAATTGTTGCTCTCCGCCGCGTCCTTCTGGCTCATGCCCGCCGGCACGCGCTCGTGATGGAACACCGTCATGAACCCCTTGCCCTTGCCGATGTAGCTGAACGCCGCCGCTTCGCGGCCACCGGTGAGGTCGGAGAAGCGGAGGGAGAAATCGGGATCGATCCGCTCTTCGCCCTTCTTGATGCGCACCGCGCAGTTCTTGGGCGCGTCCGCGTGGTAGTGCGGAGCGACCGCGCTGAAGATCCAGTTGGAGAAGTAGATGTTCCCCGCCTCGTCCTGGGTGGCGAAGTCGAGGCCCGGACACGGGGTCTCGAGGAGCGCGCGGGTGGCGTCGGTCTGGGCGTCGTAGACCGCGATCTGCGTGGTCTTCGAGAACGAGGTGTAATCGTCGTTGGGCCAAAACACTGGCCAGAATACGCGCTGGTCGCGGGTGACGATGCCGCGGGAAGAGGCGGAGTCGACCTTGAGGCCGTCGCGCACCAGGGGCAGCTGGGCATCGTGCGGCTGCTGCGAGACGATTTGCATCGTGCTCGGGTCCCACACCGCGCGGTCGACCGTGTTGTAGGCCATGTACGCGCGCGTCGGGCCGGCCATCGCGTTGGAGAAGAGGGGAGCGCGCGGGGCATAATTGGAGAAGCTCACGCGCCCCTCTTCCTTCCACGAGCCGCGGTTGCCCACCTCGAAGCGGGTCACCACCGGCGAGTCGCCGTCCGACACGAACAGCTTGCCACCCATGGTCGCGGCCCCTGCCACGCCGGAGAACTCGCGCGCCTGCGCGAAATCGACCGACGTGACGTCGAGCGAGTCGAGGAGGCTGACATATGTCGAGGTCCCCTGGTCGCCGAAGACGAAACTCATGAGGGCGTACGTCGGTTTGCTGGGGTCGTGGCCCGCTTGGTCATTCGAGCCATCGCTGCTGGAGCACGCCGCGCAAACGGCGCCCGCCGCGATCCATCCCATTGACAAACGGCCGGCATTCGTGAAATTGCAAATCATTCTCATTTGAAAGCGTTTCATCGCAGGTCTCCCACGCCCATGTCAATCCACCGCTCGTTGCGCCGCGTCTGGGGGATCGCGCTCGCGTGCAGCGCCTTCATCCACGTCGCCCGCGCATGGGCACAGGAGCTTCCCTCGAACCCTGTCCCGGCGGAGAAACTCGCCCCGGCGGAGACACCTGCCCCGGCAGAGAAGCTCGCCCCGGCGGAGAAGCCCGATTCGGCAGGGAAACCCGCCGCCGCCGAGACACCTGCCCCGATGGAGGTGACCGTCAAGGGCACGGCCGGCGAAGGGCGGCGGCGTCAGCAGTCCGCCGAAGCGGTCACCGTGGTGGAGATGCGCCGCGCAAAGCAACAGAGCTCCGATCTCGGTGAGGTCCTGGCGCGCACCCAAGGCGTTTCGGTGCGCAGGAGCGGCGGGCTGGGATCGAGCGCGCGCTTTTCGCTCAACGGCCTTTACGACGATCAGATCCGCTACTTTCTCGATGGTGTCCCGCTCGCCGCGGCCGGATACCCGTTCGGCATCGCCAACGTGCCGGTGAACCTGATCGAGCGGGTCGAGATTTACCGCGGCGTCGTGCCGTTACGCTTTGGCGCCGATGCATTGGGCGGCGCGGTCAACCTGGTCACCGACACGCGCTTCGACTCCCACGCGCGCGCCTCGTATCAGGTGGGCTCCTTTGGCACGCACCGCGTGAGCGTCGATGGCCGCTACCGCCACGAGCCGAGCGGGCTCGTGGCCGGCGGTTCGATCTTCTTCGATGACGCGAAGAACAATTATCGGATCGACGTGGAGGCCACCGACGATCGAGGGCGGTTGCATCCGGTGAACGTCCCGCGCTTCCACGACCGCTATGTGGCGCGGGGCGCCTCGGTGGAGGTCGGCGTGGTCGATCGACCCTGGGCGCGCCGCCTCCTGCTCCGCGCGTACGGCAGCAGCTACGACAAAGAGCTCCAGCACAATGTCGTCATGACGGTGCCCTACGGTGAGGTCGAATACGGCGAATCGGTCTACGGCGCCGTGGCGCGCTACGAGCAGCCCCTCACCTCGCGCCTGGAGCTCAAGGTGCTCGCGAGC contains these protein-coding regions:
- a CDS encoding MxcI, with translation MSFVFGDQGTSTYVSLLDSLDVTSVDFAQAREFSGVAGAATMGGKLFVSDGDSPVVTRFEVGNRGSWKEEGRVSFSNYAPRAPLFSNAMAGPTRAYMAYNTVDRAVWDPSTMQIVSQQPHDAQLPLVRDGLKVDSASSRGIVTRDQRVFWPVFWPNDDYTSFSKTTQIAVYDAQTDATRALLETPCPGLDFATQDEAGNIYFSNWIFSAVAPHYHADAPKNCAVRIKKGEERIDPDFSLRFSDLTGGREAAAFSYIGKGKGFMTVFHHERVPAGMSQKDAAESNNWRFWRVDLTNRTAAPVDEIDYFGGGYGTFKLDGRTFVLLVSKGYASTTTYEVLPDATIVKRFESRGWGHEILKIK